One genomic region from Glaciimonas sp. PAMC28666 encodes:
- a CDS encoding YadA-like family protein: protein MNQSSRVCFPTKRAAFAAAFELIESTGKIKTVRAQHGAVTMIAAFALSAGIASGSAAAAVLITPLAGPSAHAICKKLNVKHPERCLDDFTGGPSVKGVITPFALTSGNDGIAISQNGAQPQVGDAGDIAIGSEAVADSSATVEQPAVAVGYGAKAQGAGIGIGAEANASGTGAVATGYKAAASARFAVAIGASANASNSNAIAAGAKAAASGDSAIAIGSNASATALNSVALGANSNTGTRVNVVSVGDVADGSQRQIINVAAGTESTDVVNLGQLTTTNDAVTALGGRVGENEGGIVAINDTLAGLGATVSSAVVYNADKSMVSLGGTSGTIIDNLSTGIISATSKQAVNGSQLFTMQTEWDQKLSDLTGTPDIVINDLQDKYDALNGRVGDHGVQIDGINGRVGMIESGIGGGNVEGSGFGINAAGNVELGNGAEASGLQSTAVGTEAVASGTNSTALGDHASATADGTTAIGSNASATGDNAVAIGVGSVAARDNSVSFGSPDNARQLTNVADGSAATDAVNMRQMDGAIAGVNGRIDRLDTRIDEMGAMSAASTQMALSTAGLRGAHRLGAGIGFQNGESALALGYQHVYARGARTLSVGGSASSRGTVSFGAGAGIAW from the coding sequence ATGAATCAATCTTCTCGCGTGTGTTTTCCAACGAAAAGGGCCGCGTTTGCCGCTGCCTTTGAATTAATTGAGTCGACAGGTAAGATCAAAACAGTTCGGGCGCAGCATGGCGCGGTCACGATGATCGCCGCTTTTGCGCTTAGTGCAGGGATCGCCTCTGGCAGCGCGGCTGCAGCAGTTTTGATAACTCCGCTGGCAGGTCCTTCTGCTCACGCAATATGTAAAAAACTGAATGTCAAACATCCTGAACGCTGTCTGGACGATTTCACAGGGGGCCCTTCGGTTAAGGGTGTTATTACACCCTTCGCGCTCACTTCCGGCAACGACGGTATAGCGATTTCGCAGAACGGTGCGCAACCGCAGGTTGGCGATGCGGGAGATATTGCTATCGGTAGTGAGGCGGTCGCAGACTCGTCTGCCACCGTTGAGCAGCCCGCCGTCGCGGTTGGTTATGGTGCGAAAGCGCAGGGGGCCGGAATCGGTATCGGCGCGGAGGCCAATGCTTCTGGTACCGGGGCGGTGGCCACTGGCTATAAGGCAGCGGCGTCGGCCCGTTTTGCGGTAGCAATTGGTGCCAGTGCAAATGCCTCGAATTCCAATGCCATCGCAGCAGGTGCCAAAGCCGCTGCATCAGGAGATTCGGCGATTGCTATCGGTTCCAATGCCAGCGCCACCGCGCTAAATTCTGTTGCGCTCGGCGCAAATTCAAATACCGGGACGCGCGTGAATGTCGTCTCTGTAGGTGACGTTGCCGATGGCAGCCAACGCCAGATTATTAACGTCGCGGCAGGCACTGAAAGCACTGATGTTGTTAACCTCGGGCAGCTGACGACCACGAATGATGCGGTGACTGCTCTCGGTGGTCGTGTCGGTGAGAACGAAGGCGGCATTGTCGCCATCAATGACACGCTGGCGGGATTGGGAGCGACGGTGTCCTCCGCAGTGGTGTATAACGCCGACAAGTCGATGGTCTCATTGGGAGGCACCAGCGGCACGATTATTGATAACCTGAGTACAGGCATTATTTCGGCAACCAGCAAGCAGGCAGTGAACGGCAGTCAACTATTTACGATGCAAACCGAATGGGATCAAAAGCTATCCGATCTTACCGGTACACCTGATATTGTTATCAACGATTTGCAGGACAAATATGATGCGCTAAATGGCCGGGTCGGCGATCACGGCGTGCAAATTGACGGTATAAACGGTCGCGTCGGCATGATTGAGTCCGGCATCGGTGGCGGCAACGTTGAAGGCTCAGGCTTCGGCATAAACGCCGCAGGGAATGTTGAGCTGGGCAACGGGGCGGAAGCTTCCGGCCTGCAGAGCACTGCGGTGGGCACGGAAGCCGTTGCGTCCGGTACGAACAGCACTGCATTGGGCGATCACGCATCGGCCACCGCCGACGGGACTACCGCGATTGGCTCGAATGCCTCCGCGACTGGTGACAACGCGGTTGCCATTGGTGTTGGTTCGGTGGCAGCGCGGGACAACAGTGTGTCGTTTGGTTCGCCAGACAATGCGCGTCAGCTGACCAATGTGGCTGATGGTAGTGCAGCCACCGATGCGGTCAATATGCGTCAAATGGATGGCGCGATTGCGGGTGTGAACGGTCGTATTGACCGTCTCGATACCCGTATCGATGAAATGGGAGCGATGAGTGCGGCTTCCACCCAAATGGCGTTAAGCACAGCCGGTTTGCGTGGCGCGCATCGTCTCGGCGCGGGAATCGGTTTTCAGAATGGTGAGTCAGCGCTGGCGCTGGGCTATCAGCACGTATATGCCAGAGGCGCACGGACGTTGAGCGTTGGCGGCTCTGCTTCCAGCCGCGGAACAGTATCCTTCGGTGCCGGTGCAGGGATCGCGTGGTAG
- a CDS encoding DJ-1/PfpI family protein, with translation MSAKKILFIAGDYVEDYELMVPFQALQMVGHSVDVVCPDKSAGGSIRTAIHDFEGDQTYSEKPGHRFTLNASFIDVDVAEYDALLIPGGRAPEYLRLNKRVIEIVQQFHAANKPIAAVCHGPQLLAAAGVLKGKTCSAYPACAPEVELAGGTFAEIDITAAHTDGNLVTAPAWPAHPAWLAQFLTLLGTRIEL, from the coding sequence ATGAGCGCAAAAAAAATTCTGTTCATTGCAGGCGATTACGTCGAAGACTATGAACTGATGGTACCGTTTCAGGCCTTGCAAATGGTGGGACATAGCGTCGATGTCGTCTGTCCTGATAAATCCGCCGGTGGCAGCATCCGCACAGCCATTCACGATTTTGAAGGCGATCAGACTTATAGTGAAAAGCCCGGCCATCGTTTCACACTCAATGCATCCTTTATCGATGTGGACGTGGCGGAATATGATGCTCTGCTGATTCCAGGCGGTCGTGCGCCGGAATATTTGCGTCTGAACAAGCGCGTCATTGAAATCGTTCAGCAATTCCACGCCGCCAACAAACCGATTGCGGCGGTATGTCACGGCCCGCAATTGCTGGCGGCCGCCGGCGTGCTGAAGGGCAAAACCTGTTCAGCCTATCCCGCCTGTGCGCCGGAAGTAGAACTGGCCGGAGGTACCTTCGCCGAGATCGATATCACTGCCGCCCATACCGATGGCAATCTGGTGACTGCACCGGCATGGCCAGCACATCCTGCATGGCTGGCGCAGTTTTTGACGCTGCTAGGGACCCGTATCGAATTGTAA